In one Lolium rigidum isolate FL_2022 chromosome 3, APGP_CSIRO_Lrig_0.1, whole genome shotgun sequence genomic region, the following are encoded:
- the LOC124699973 gene encoding BOI-related E3 ubiquitin-protein ligase 1-like has translation MAVDAQRLLFATAQHQPPSAALGRPGAAMPMMAGAAAPAFSPCYGGVAVGSHQQQQAYLSSSSSPYMGLVPAPAPQQASAGGQQDQYTEFLALAAADLAKRGVSLHGAQEMVAGYKRKRDDHSSPASVLAAHAQQQAAAVDRVLLKHAANMWTALAEQRKRHARLILSTVEARAAKRLKAKDEEIDRLRGLNWALEDRLRNLYVEAQMWRDMAQSSDAAATALRADLQRALDAQAVRGGGIGGDAEDTGSCCWGDNNRGDDEEEEVRTPVATVVGTCKGCGEGDAVVLMLPCRHLCVCASCAATAPACPACGCAKNGTVCVNFS, from the exons ATGGCCGTGGACGCGCAGCGCCTCCTCTTCGCCACTGCCCAACACCAGCCTCCCTCCGCCGCCCTCGGGCGGCCGGGCGCGGCTATGCCGATGATGGCTGGCGCCGCGGCTCCGGCGTTCTCGCCATGTTACGGCGGCGTCGCGGTGGGGagccaccagcagcagcaggccTACCtgtcatcgtcgtcttcgccctACATGGGCCTCgttccggcgccggcgccgcagcAAGCGTCGGCGGGAGGGCAGCAGGATCAGTACACGGAGTTCCTCGCGCTAGCCGCGGCCGATCTCGCCAAGAGGGGCGTCAGCCTCCACGGCGCCCAGGAAATGGTCGCCGGCTACAAGAGGAAGCGCGACGACCACTCGTCGCCGGCGAGCGTGCTCGCGGCCCACGCGCAGCAGCAGGCGGCCGCCGTCGACCGCGTCCTGCTCAAACAC GCGGCCAACATGTGGACGGCTCTGGCGGAGCAGCGCAAGAGGCACGCGCGGCTCATCCTCTCCACCGTCGAGGCCCGGGCGGCGAAGCGGCTCAAGGCCAAGGACGAGGAGATCGACCGGCTCAGGGGCTTGAACTGGGCGCTCGAGGACAGGCTCAGGAACCTCTACGTCGAGGCGCAGATGTGGCGCGACATGGCGCAGTCcagcgacgccgccgccaccgcgctccGCGCCGACCTGCAGCGGGCGCTCGACGCGCAGGCGGTCcgtggcggcggcatcggcggcgACGCGGAAGACACCGGGTCCTGCTGCTGGGGGGACAACAACCgcggggacgacgaggaggaggaggtcaggACGCCGGTGGCGACGGTCGTCGGGACGTGCAAGGGGTGCGGCGAGGGCGACGCCGTCGTGCTGATGCTGCCGTGCAGGCACCTCTGCGTGTGCGCGTCATgcgcggccacggcgccggcgtgCCCGGCCTGCGGGTGCGCCAAGAACGGCACCGTCTGCGTCAACTTTTCCTGA